A genomic stretch from Canis lupus baileyi chromosome 3, mCanLup2.hap1, whole genome shotgun sequence includes:
- the ROBO3 gene encoding roundabout homolog 3 isoform X5, whose product MLRYLLKTLLQMNLFADSLAGDISNSSDLLFGFNSSVAALNHSLLPPGDPSFNASRVEPEDAMPRIVEQPPDLLVSRGEPATLPCRAEGRPRPNIEWYKNGARVATAREDPRAHRLLLPSGALFFPRIVHGRRARPDEGVYTCVARNYLGAAASRNASLEVAVLRDDFRQSPGNVVVAVGEPAVMECVPPRGHPEPSVSWKKDSARLREEEGRITIRGGKLMMSHTLKSDAGMYVCVASNMAGERESGAAELVVLERPSFLRRPVNQVVLADAPVDFPCEVQGDPPPRLRWRKEDGELPTGRYEIRSDHSLWIGRVTAADEGTYTCVAENSVGRAEASGSLSVHVPPQLVTQPQDQMAAPGESVAFQCETKGNPPPAIFWQKEGSQVLLFPSQPLQPKGRFSVSPRGQLNITDVQSGDAGYYVCQAVSVAGSVLAKALLEVKRASSLDGLPPIILQGPANQTLALGSPVWLPCRVTGNPQPSVRWKKDGQWLQGDDLQLNLMANGTLYIASVQEMDLGFYSCVAKSSMGEATWSSWLRRREDWGVSPEPPTEPSTPPGPPSQPVVTEITKNSITLTWKPNPQAGATVTSYVIEAFSQAAGNTWRTVADGVQLETHTVSGLQPNTIYLFLVRAVGAWGLSEPSPVSEPIRTQDSNPSRPVEDPWRGQRGLAEVAVHVQEPVVLGLRTLQVSWTVDGPVQLVQGFRVSWRVAGPDGGSWTVLDLQSPSQQSTVLRGLPPGTQIQIKVQAQGQEGLGPESPFVTRSIPEEAPSGPPQGVTVALGGEGNSSVTVSWEPPLPSQQNGVIKEYQIWCLGNESRFHLNRSAAGWARSAVLRGLLPGLLYRTRVAAATSAGVGVASVPVSVQLPSPPESEPGLEVRPGLAERLARVLRAPAFLAGSGAACGALLLALCAVLYRRRRQRKELSHYTASFAYTPAVSFPHSEGLSGASSRPPMGLGPAPYPWLADSWPHPSRSPSAPEPRGSCCPSNPDPDDRYYNEAGISLYLAQTARGTAAPTEGPVYSTIDPAGEELQTFHGGFPPNPSGDPGAWSQYAPPEWSQGDSGARGGKVKLLGKAVQMPSLNWPEALPPPPPSCELSCLEGPEEDLEGSSEPEEWCPPMSERSHLTEPSSTGGCLVPPSQGEAPSPTSSYGQQSTATLTPSPPDPPQPPTDIPHLHQMPRRVPLGPSSPLSVSQPTLSSHEGRPAGLGAGPTASHHLNPSPVPSTASSAPGRTRQVPGEMTPPLQGPRARIRKPKAVPYRREHSPGGLSPDLPPPPLPPPEEETSWALGLRAAGSMSSLERERERSGERMVQAGLLGAQRGPHLDEEAWLPYSRPSFLSRGQGPNTCSTAGSNSSRGSGSSRGSRGPGRSRSRSRSQSQRPGQKCGEVRAREPR is encoded by the exons ATGCTGCGCTACCTGCTGAAGACACTGCTGCAGATGAACTTGTTCGCGGACTCCCTGGCGGGGGACATCTCCAACTCCAGCGACCTGCTCTTCGGCTTCAACTCCTCGGTGGCGGCGCTCAACCACAGCCTGCTGCCCCCCGGCGACCCCTCTTTCAACG CGTCAAGGGTCGAGCCGGAGGACGCGATGCCGCGCATCGTGGAGCAGCCGCCAGATCTGCTGGTGTCCCGGGGCGAGCCGGCCACGCTGCCCTGCCGCGCCGAGGGCCGGCCCCGGCCCAACATCGAGTGGTACAAGAACGGCGCGCGGGTGGCCACTGCGCGCGAGGACCCGCGCGCGCACCGCCTGCTGCTGCCCAGCGGCGCCCTCTTCTTCCCCCGCATCGTGCACGGGCGCCGCGCGCGCCCCGACGAGGGTGTCTACACTTGCGTGGCGCGCAACTACCTGGGGGCAGCGGCCAGCAGAAATGCCTCGCTGGAAGTGGCGG TCCTCCGTGATGATTTCCGGCAGTCTCCTGGAAacgtggtggtggcagtgggcgAGCCAGCGGTGATGGAATGCGTTCCCCCCCGTGGCCACCCGGAGCCTTCCGTGTCCTGGAAGAAGGACAGTGCAAGactcagagaggaggagggaaggatcACG ATTCGTGGAGGGAAGCTGATGATGTCACATACACTCAAGAGTGATGCGGGGATGTATGTGTGCGTGGCCTCCAACATGGCAGGAGAACGGGAGAGTGGGGCAGCTGAACTTGTGGTACTGG AGCGACCCTCATTCCTGCGTAGACCAGTCAACCAGGTGGTCCTGGCAGATGCCCCCGTGGATTTCCCATGTGAGGTGCAGGGAGATCCCCCACCCCGTCTACGCTGGCGCAAGGAGGATGGGGAACTGCCCACCGGCAG GTATGAGATCCGGAGTGACCACAGCCTTTGGATCGGCCGCGTGACTGCCGCCGACGAGGGGACCTACACCTGTGTGGCTGAGAACAGCGTGGGCCGCGCCGAAGCATCTGGCTCCCTCAGTGTTCACG TCCCACCCCAGCTGGTGACCCAGCCGCAGGACCAGATGGCAGCTCCTGGAGAGAGTGTGGCTTTCCAATGCGAGACCAAAGGAAACCCCCCACCTGCCATCTTCTGGCAGAAGGAGGGAAGTCAG GTTCTACTTTTCCCCAGCCAGCCGCTTCAGCCCAAGGGgcgcttctctgtgtctcccagaggCCAGCTCAACATTACGGATGTGCAGAGCGGGGATGCTGGCTACTACGTGTGTCAGGCCGTTAGTGTGGCCGGGAGCGTCCTGGCTAAGGCCCTGCTGGAGGTAAAAAGAG cctcctccttgGATGGGCTGCCTCCTATCATCCTCCAGGGACCAGCCAATCAGACGCTGGCACTTGGCTCCCCTGTGTGGCTGCCATGCAGAGTGACCGGGAACCCTCAACCGAGTGTCCGATGGAAGAAGGATGGGCAGTGGCTGCAGGGGGACGACCTCCAGCTCAACCTAATGGCCAATGGTACGCTGTACATCGCCAGCGTGCAG GAGATGGACCTGGGTTTCTACAGCTGTGTGGCCAAGAGTTCCATGGGGGAGGCCACATGGAGCAGCTGGCTTAGGAGGCGGG AAGATTGGGGAGTATCACCAGAGCCCCCTACAGAACCCAGTACCCCTCCAGGGCCTCCCTCTCAGCCAGTGGTCACTGAGATCACCAAGAACAGCATTACCCTGACCTGGAAGCCCAACCCGCAGGCGGGGGCCACAGTCACCTCTTATGTGATAGAGGCCTTCAG CCAAGCAGCTGGCAACACGTGGCGGACAGTGGCAGATGGTGTGCAGCTGGAGACACACACGGTCAGTGGTCTGCAGCCCAACACCATCTATCTGTTTCTGGTGCGAGCTGTGGGAGCCTGGGGCCTCAGTGAGCCCAGCCCCGTCTCTGAGCCCATCCGCACCCAGG ACAGCAACCCATCCAGGCCAGTGGAGGACCCATGGAGAGGCCAGCGGGGACTGGCTGAAGTGGCTGTGCATGTGCAGGAGCCCGTAGTCCTTGGGCTCCGGACCTTGCAGGTGTCCTGGACT GTAGATGGCCCAGTCCAGCTGGTGCAAGGTTTCCGGGTGTCTTGGAGGGTAGCAGGTCCTGATGGGGGAAGCTGGACAGTACTGGACCTACAGTCCCCAAGCCAGCAAAGTACTGTGCTAAGAGGACTCCCCCCAGGGACCCAAATTCAGATCAAAGTGCAAGCCcaaggccaggaggggctggggcctgaAAGTCCCTTTGTGACCAGGAGCATTCCGGAGGAAG CCCCCAGTGGCCCCCCCCAGGGAGTGACAGTGGCCTTGGGGGGTGAAGGCAACAGCAGTGTCACGGTGTCCTGggaacctcccctcccctcccagcaaaATGGGGTGATCAAGGAATACCAG ATCTGGTGCCTGGGCAATGAGAGCCGCTTCCACCTCAACCGGTCTGCGGCAGGCTGGGCACGCTCCGCCGTGCTCCGGGGACTGCTGCCCGGCCTTCTCTACCGGACCCGGGTCGCGGCGGCCACCAGCGCCGGCGTGGGCGTGGCCAGCGTCCCGGTGTCGGTGCAGCTGC CCTCCCCGCCGGAGTCGGAGCCCGGGCTCGAGGTGCGCCCGGGGCTGGCGGAGCGCCTGGCCAGGGTGCTGCGGGCGCCTGCCTTCCTGGCGGGCAGCGGGGCCGCCTGCGGGGCGCTGCTGCTCGCGCTCTGCGCCGTCCTCTACCGGCGCCGGAGGCAGCGCAAGGAGCTCAGTCACTACACCG CCTCCTTTGCCTACACACCGGCAG TGTCCTTCCCACACTCAGAGGGCCTCTCTGGAGCCAGTTCCAG GCCACCCATgggcctcggccccgccccctacCCTTGGCTGGCCGACTCGTGGCCCCACCCATCTCGAAGCCCCTcagccccggagcccaggggGAGCTGCTGCCCCAGCAATCCTGACCCAGACGACAGATATTACAATG aAGCAGGGATCTCCCTGTACCTGGCTCAGACGGCCCGAGGCACTGCCGCCCCTACAGAGGGTCCTGTCTACAGCACCATTGACCCAGCTGGGGAGGAGCTGCAGACCTTCCACGGGGGGTTCCCCCCAAATCCCTCGGGGGACCCAGGCGCCTGGAGCCAATATGCTCCTCCAGAATGGAGCCAGGGGGACAGTG GAGCCAGGGGAGGCAAAGTAAAGCTTCTGGGAAAAGCTGTGCAGATGCCCTCTCTCAACTGGCCGGAAGCCCTGCCACCACCTCCCCCTTCCTGTGAACTGAGCTGCCTAGAGGGGCCTGAGGAAGATCTGGAAGGCAG CTCAGAGCCAGAAGAGTGGTGCCCACCAATGTCTGAGAGGAGCCATCTGACAGAGCCCAGCTCCACTGGAGGGTGCTTGGTCCCTCCATCCCAAGGGGAAGCCCCCTCTCCCACATCTTCCTATGGACAGCAGTCCACAGCTACTCTTACCCCCTCACCTCCtgaccctccccagccccccactgACATCCCCCATCTCCACCAGATGCCCAG GAGGGTGCCCCTGGGGCCAAGTTCCCCTCTCAGTGTATCCCAGCCCACTCTGAGTAGCCATGAAGGGAGGCCTGCTGGCCTGGGTGCTGGCCCCACAGCCTCCCATCACCTCAACCCCAGTCCTGTCCCTAGTACAGCCAGCAGTGCCCCAG GGAGAACCCGGCAGGTGCCTGGGGAGATGACCCCTCCGCTTCAAGGGCCCCGGGCCCGAATCCGGAAGCCCAAGGCTGTTCCCTACCGGCGGGAGCACAGTCCTGGCG